The following proteins come from a genomic window of Enterobacter chengduensis:
- the infB gene encoding translation initiation factor IF-2, with product MTDVTVKSLAAEIQTSVDRLVQQFADAGIPKSADDSVTAQEKQTLLTHLNREHGSTPDKLTLQRKTRSTLNIPGTGGKSKSVQIEVRKTRTFVKRDPQEAERLAAEEQAQREAEEQAQREAEAAAKREAELKAEREAAEKAKRDASDKVKRDAAEKDKVSNQQTDEMTKTAQAEKARRENEAAELKRKAEEEARRKLEEEARRVAEEARRMAEENEKNGVNTVEPTEDTSDYHVTTSQHARQAEDDNDREVEGGRGRGRNAKAARPAKKGNKHAESKADREEARAAVRGGKGGKRKGSALQQGFQKPAQAVNRDVVIGETITVGELANKMAVKGSQVIKAMMKLGAMATINQVIDQETAQLVAEEMGHKVILRRENELEEAVMSDRDTGAAAEPRAPVVTIMGHVDHGKTSLLDYIRSTKVASGEAGGITQHIGAYHVETDNGMITFLDTPGHAAFTSMRARGAQATDIVVLVVAADDGVMPQTIEAIQHAKAAGVPVVVAVNKIDKPEADPDRVKNELSQYGILPEEWGGESQFVHVSAKAGTGIDELLDAILLQAEVLELKAIRNGMASGAVIESFLDKGRGPVATVLVREGTLHKGDIVLCGFEYGRVRAMRNELGQEVLEAGPSIPVEILGLSGVPAAGDEVTVVRDEKKAREVALYRQGKFREVKLARQQKSKLENMFANMTEGEVHEVNVVLKADVQGSVEAISDSLLKLSTDEVKVKIIGSGVGGITETDATLAAASNAILVGFNVRADASARKVIESESLDLRYYSVIYNLIDEVKAAMSGMLSPELKQQIIGLAEVRDVFKSPKFGAIAGCMVTEGNIKRHNPIRVLRDNVVIYEGELESLRRFKDDVNEVRNGMECGIGVKNYNDVRVGDMIEVFEIIEIQRTIA from the coding sequence ATGACTGATGTAACTGTAAAATCGCTGGCTGCTGAGATTCAGACCTCCGTGGACCGCCTGGTACAGCAATTTGCTGATGCAGGGATCCCGAAGTCCGCTGATGACTCGGTGACCGCGCAAGAAAAACAAACCTTGTTAACGCACCTGAACCGTGAACACGGCTCTACGCCTGACAAGTTAACGCTGCAGCGCAAAACGCGCAGCACGTTAAATATCCCTGGTACCGGTGGCAAAAGCAAATCGGTACAAATTGAAGTCCGCAAGACGCGCACCTTTGTAAAACGTGATCCGCAAGAGGCAGAACGCCTTGCCGCGGAAGAGCAGGCACAGCGTGAAGCGGAAGAACAAGCTCAGCGTGAGGCGGAAGCAGCCGCCAAACGTGAAGCAGAATTAAAAGCTGAACGTGAGGCCGCAGAAAAAGCGAAACGCGACGCAAGTGATAAAGTGAAGCGTGACGCTGCGGAAAAAGACAAAGTGAGCAATCAACAGACAGACGAAATGACCAAAACCGCCCAGGCTGAAAAAGCCCGCCGTGAAAATGAAGCTGCCGAGCTGAAGCGTAAAGCGGAAGAAGAAGCCCGCCGTAAGCTGGAAGAAGAAGCTCGCCGCGTCGCCGAAGAAGCGCGCCGTATGGCTGAAGAAAACGAGAAGAACGGTGTGAATACCGTTGAGCCGACTGAAGACACCAGCGACTATCACGTGACCACTTCTCAGCATGCGCGTCAGGCTGAAGATGATAACGACCGTGAAGTTGAAGGCGGTCGTGGCCGTGGCCGTAATGCAAAAGCTGCGCGTCCAGCGAAAAAAGGCAACAAGCACGCTGAATCTAAAGCTGACCGTGAAGAAGCACGCGCGGCTGTTCGCGGTGGTAAAGGCGGCAAGCGCAAAGGTTCCGCGCTGCAGCAGGGCTTCCAGAAGCCAGCTCAGGCCGTTAACCGTGACGTTGTGATTGGCGAAACCATCACCGTTGGCGAACTGGCGAACAAGATGGCGGTTAAAGGCTCTCAGGTCATCAAAGCGATGATGAAGCTGGGCGCGATGGCAACCATCAACCAGGTGATCGACCAGGAAACCGCACAGCTGGTTGCCGAAGAAATGGGCCACAAAGTTATCCTGCGTCGTGAAAACGAGCTGGAAGAAGCGGTAATGAGCGACCGTGACACAGGTGCTGCGGCAGAACCGCGCGCACCGGTAGTGACCATCATGGGTCACGTTGACCACGGTAAGACCTCTCTGCTTGACTACATTCGCTCTACCAAGGTTGCCTCTGGCGAAGCGGGTGGTATTACGCAGCACATCGGTGCATACCACGTAGAAACTGACAACGGTATGATCACCTTCCTGGATACCCCAGGCCACGCCGCGTTTACCTCTATGCGTGCTCGTGGTGCTCAGGCGACGGATATCGTTGTACTGGTTGTTGCTGCAGACGACGGCGTGATGCCGCAGACCATCGAAGCTATCCAGCACGCGAAAGCGGCCGGTGTGCCGGTTGTGGTTGCCGTGAACAAGATCGATAAGCCAGAAGCGGATCCCGATCGTGTTAAAAACGAACTTTCCCAGTACGGCATCCTGCCGGAAGAGTGGGGCGGCGAAAGCCAGTTCGTACACGTGTCTGCGAAAGCGGGTACCGGTATCGACGAACTGCTGGACGCGATCCTGCTGCAGGCCGAAGTTCTGGAGCTGAAAGCCATCCGTAACGGTATGGCGAGCGGTGCGGTTATCGAATCCTTCCTGGATAAAGGACGTGGCCCGGTTGCTACCGTTCTGGTTCGTGAAGGTACGCTGCACAAAGGCGATATCGTTCTGTGCGGTTTCGAATACGGTCGTGTTCGTGCGATGCGTAACGAACTGGGTCAGGAAGTGCTGGAAGCGGGTCCGTCCATTCCAGTGGAAATCCTGGGTCTGTCCGGTGTTCCGGCTGCCGGTGACGAAGTGACCGTTGTGCGTGACGAGAAGAAAGCGCGTGAAGTGGCACTGTATCGTCAGGGCAAATTCCGTGAAGTTAAGCTGGCTCGTCAGCAGAAATCTAAACTCGAGAACATGTTTGCCAACATGACCGAGGGCGAAGTTCACGAAGTGAACGTTGTTCTGAAAGCCGACGTTCAGGGTTCTGTGGAAGCGATCTCCGACTCCTTGCTGAAACTGTCTACCGACGAAGTGAAAGTGAAGATCATCGGTTCTGGCGTAGGTGGTATCACCGAAACCGACGCGACCCTGGCCGCTGCGTCCAACGCTATCCTGGTTGGCTTCAACGTTCGTGCGGATGCCTCTGCGCGTAAAGTGATTGAATCTGAAAGCCTGGATCTGCGCTACTACTCCGTCATCTATAACCTGATCGACGAAGTGAAAGCAGCGATGAGCGGCATGCTGTCTCCTGAGCTGAAACAGCAGATTATCGGTCTGGCTGAAGTACGTGACGTGTTCAAATCACCGAAATTCGGTGCGATCGCGGGCTGTATGGTTACCGAAGGTAACATCAAGCGTCACAACCCAATCCGCGTACTGCGTGACAACGTGGTTATCTACGAAGGCGAGCTGGAATCCCTGCGCCGCTTCAAAGATGACGTCAACGAAGTCCGTAACGGCATGGAATGTGGTATCGGCGTGAAGAACTACAACGACGTTCGCGTTGGCGATATGATCGAAGTGTTCGAGATCATCGAAATTCAGCGTACCATCGCATAA
- the nusA gene encoding transcription termination factor NusA, translating to MNKEILAVVEAVSNEKSLPREKIFEALESALATATKKKYEQEIDVRVEIDRKSGDFDTFRRWVIVEEVTQPTKEITLEAARFEDESLNVGDYVEDQIESVTFDRITTQTAKQVIVQKVREAERALVVDQFRDQEGEIITGVVKKVNRDNISLEIKSEGLPGNAEAVILREDMLPRENFRPGDRIRGVLYAVRPEARGAQLFVTRSKPEMLVELFRIEVPEIGEEVIEIKAAARDPGSRAKIAVKTNDKRIDPVGACVGMRGARVQAVSTELGGERIDIVLWDDNPAQFVINAMAPADVASIVVDEDKHTMDIAVEAGNLAQAIGRNGQNVRLASQLSGWELNVMTVDDLQAKHQAEAHAAIDTFTKYLDIDEDFATVLVEEGFSTLEELAYVPMKELLEIDGLDEPTVEALRERAKNALTTLALAQEESLGDKKPADDLLNLEGLDRAIAFKLAARGVCTLEDLAEQGVDDLADIEGLTDEKAGELIMAARNICWFGDEA from the coding sequence ATGAACAAAGAAATTTTGGCTGTTGTTGAAGCCGTCTCCAACGAGAAATCACTGCCGCGTGAGAAGATTTTCGAAGCGCTGGAAAGTGCACTGGCTACAGCAACCAAGAAAAAATACGAGCAAGAGATCGATGTTCGCGTAGAAATCGATCGTAAAAGCGGTGACTTCGATACCTTCCGTCGTTGGGTAATCGTTGAAGAAGTGACCCAGCCGACGAAAGAGATCACGCTGGAAGCTGCCCGTTTTGAAGACGAAAGTCTGAACGTGGGCGACTATGTTGAAGATCAGATTGAATCTGTTACCTTCGACCGTATCACGACTCAGACCGCTAAACAGGTTATCGTGCAGAAAGTGCGCGAAGCCGAGCGCGCGCTGGTTGTCGATCAGTTCCGCGATCAGGAAGGCGAGATCATCACCGGCGTGGTGAAGAAAGTGAACCGCGACAACATCTCTCTGGAGATCAAATCCGAAGGGTTGCCGGGTAACGCTGAAGCCGTGATCCTGCGTGAAGATATGCTGCCGCGTGAAAACTTCCGCCCAGGCGACCGTATTCGCGGCGTTCTGTACGCGGTACGCCCTGAAGCGCGTGGTGCACAGCTGTTCGTGACCCGTTCTAAACCAGAAATGCTGGTAGAACTGTTCCGTATCGAAGTACCGGAAATCGGTGAAGAAGTTATCGAGATTAAAGCGGCAGCTCGCGATCCGGGCTCCCGTGCGAAAATTGCGGTGAAAACCAACGACAAGCGTATCGACCCGGTCGGTGCTTGCGTCGGTATGCGCGGTGCGCGTGTCCAGGCAGTGTCTACTGAGCTGGGCGGCGAACGTATTGATATCGTTCTGTGGGATGACAACCCGGCGCAGTTCGTGATCAACGCAATGGCTCCAGCTGATGTGGCGTCTATCGTTGTTGACGAAGACAAACACACCATGGATATCGCTGTTGAAGCGGGCAACCTGGCGCAGGCGATCGGCCGTAACGGTCAGAACGTACGCCTGGCGTCACAGCTGAGCGGCTGGGAACTCAACGTGATGACCGTTGATGACCTGCAGGCTAAGCATCAGGCTGAAGCCCATGCGGCGATCGATACCTTCACGAAATACCTCGACATTGACGAAGACTTCGCCACTGTTCTGGTTGAAGAAGGTTTCTCTACGCTGGAAGAACTGGCCTATGTGCCAATGAAAGAGCTGCTGGAAATTGACGGTCTGGATGAACCAACCGTTGAAGCCCTGCGTGAACGCGCTAAAAACGCACTGACCACCCTGGCACTGGCTCAGGAAGAAAGCCTTGGCGATAAGAAGCCGGCTGATGACCTGCTGAATCTGGAAGGTCTTGATCGTGCGATTGCGTTCAAGCTGGCTGCCCGTGGTGTTTGTACGCTGGAAGATCTCGCTGAGCAAGGCGTTGATGACCTGGCTGATATCGAAGGTTTAACCGACGAGAAAGCCGGAGAGCTCATCATGGCCGCACGTAATATTTGCTGGTTCGGCGACGAAGCGTAA
- the rimP gene encoding ribosome maturation factor RimP, which yields MSTLEQKLTEMITAPVEALGYELVGIEFVRGRTSTLRIYIDSEDGINVDDCADVSHQVSAVLDVEDPITVAYNLEVSSPGLDRPMFTAEHYVRFTGEEVALVLRMAVQNRRKWQGIIKAVDGEMITVTVEGKDEVFALSNIQKANLVPHF from the coding sequence TTGTCCACATTAGAGCAAAAATTAACAGAGATGATTACTGCACCGGTCGAAGCACTGGGCTACGAACTGGTCGGCATCGAATTTGTTCGCGGCCGTACATCGACGCTGCGCATCTATATTGATAGTGAAGATGGCATCAATGTTGATGATTGTGCTGATGTCAGCCACCAGGTGAGTGCGGTTCTTGATGTTGAAGACCCGATTACCGTTGCGTACAACCTGGAAGTTTCCTCACCTGGCCTCGATCGCCCGATGTTCACGGCCGAGCACTACGTGCGCTTTACCGGTGAAGAAGTGGCTCTCGTTCTGCGTATGGCCGTACAGAACCGCCGTAAATGGCAGGGAATTATCAAAGCCGTTGATGGTGAAATGATCACGGTGACAGTCGAAGGCAAAGATGAAGTGTTCGCGCTGAGTAATATCCAGAAGGCGAACCTGGTTCCCCACTTTTAA
- the argG gene encoding argininosuccinate synthase, whose product MTTILKHLPVGQRIGIAFSGGLDTSAALLWMRQKGAVPYAYTANLGQPDEDDYDAIPRRAKEYGAENARLIDCRKQLVAEGIAAIQCGAFHNTTGGLTYFNTTPLGRAVTGTMLVAAMKEDGVNIWGDGSTYKGNDIERFYRYGLLTNAELQIYKPWLDTDFIDELGGRHEMSEFMIACGFDYKMSVEKAYSTDSNMLGATHEAKDLEFLNSSVKIVNPIMGVKFWDENVKIPAEEVTVRFERGHPVALNGKTFSDDVELMLEANRIGGRHGLGMSDQIENRIIEAKSRGIYEAPGMALLHIAYERLLTGIHNEDTIEQYHSHGRQLGKLLYQGRWFDPQALMLRDALQRWVASAITGEVTLELRRGNDYSILNTVSDNLTYKAERLTMEKGESVFSPDDRIGQLTMRNLDIADTREKLFNYVENGLLSASSGNGLPQVENLEHSDKK is encoded by the coding sequence ATGACGACGATTCTCAAGCATCTTCCGGTAGGACAACGTATTGGCATCGCTTTCTCAGGCGGCCTGGATACCAGCGCTGCACTGCTGTGGATGCGCCAGAAGGGAGCGGTTCCGTATGCCTATACTGCGAACCTGGGTCAGCCGGATGAGGACGACTATGATGCCATTCCTCGTCGCGCTAAAGAGTATGGCGCAGAGAACGCGCGCCTGATTGACTGCCGTAAGCAACTGGTTGCGGAAGGTATCGCGGCTATTCAGTGTGGTGCATTCCATAACACCACCGGCGGCCTGACCTATTTCAACACCACCCCGCTGGGCCGTGCCGTTACCGGCACCATGCTGGTTGCCGCCATGAAAGAAGACGGCGTTAACATCTGGGGTGACGGCAGCACCTATAAAGGAAACGATATTGAACGTTTCTATCGTTATGGCCTGCTGACCAACGCCGAACTGCAGATCTACAAGCCGTGGCTGGATACCGACTTCATCGACGAGCTGGGTGGCCGTCATGAGATGTCAGAATTTATGATCGCCTGTGGTTTCGACTATAAGATGTCAGTCGAGAAAGCGTACTCCACCGACTCCAACATGCTGGGTGCAACGCACGAAGCGAAAGACCTGGAATTCCTGAACTCCAGCGTGAAGATCGTTAACCCGATCATGGGCGTGAAGTTCTGGGATGAGAACGTGAAGATCCCGGCAGAAGAAGTGACCGTGCGTTTCGAACGCGGCCATCCGGTTGCGCTGAACGGCAAAACCTTCTCTGACGACGTCGAGCTGATGCTGGAAGCGAACCGCATCGGCGGTCGTCACGGTCTGGGTATGAGCGATCAGATTGAAAACCGTATCATCGAAGCAAAAAGCCGCGGTATCTATGAAGCACCGGGGATGGCGCTGCTGCACATCGCTTACGAGCGTCTGCTGACCGGTATCCATAACGAAGACACCATCGAGCAGTATCACTCGCATGGCCGCCAGCTGGGTAAACTGCTGTATCAGGGCCGCTGGTTCGATCCGCAGGCGCTGATGCTGCGTGATGCACTGCAGCGTTGGGTGGCAAGCGCGATCACCGGTGAAGTGACGCTGGAGCTGCGTCGCGGTAACGACTACTCCATCCTGAATACCGTGTCTGACAACCTGACCTATAAAGCAGAGCGTCTGACCATGGAGAAAGGGGAATCGGTCTTCTCACCTGACGATCGTATTGGTCAGCTGACCATGCGTAACCTGGACATCGCCGATACCCGTGAAAAGCTGTTCAACTATGTTGAGAATGGCCTGCTCTCCGCCAGTTCCGGTAACGGCCTTCCGCAGGTAGAAAACCTGGAGCACAGCGATAAGAAGTAA
- the secG gene encoding preprotein translocase subunit SecG, with the protein MYEALLVVFLIVAIALVALIMLQQGKGADMGASFGAGASGTLFGSSGSANFMTRTTAILATLFFIISLVLGNINSNKTSKGSEWENLSAPAKTEQTQPAAPAKPTSDIPQ; encoded by the coding sequence ATGTACGAAGCTCTTTTAGTTGTTTTCCTTATTGTAGCCATCGCTCTCGTAGCGCTGATTATGCTGCAGCAAGGTAAAGGCGCTGATATGGGAGCCTCCTTCGGAGCAGGCGCTTCCGGTACGCTGTTCGGTTCAAGTGGTTCTGCGAACTTCATGACCCGCACCACAGCGATTCTGGCTACGCTGTTCTTCATCATCAGCCTGGTGCTTGGCAATATCAACAGCAACAAGACCAGCAAAGGAAGCGAGTGGGAAAATCTGAGCGCGCCAGCAAAAACTGAGCAGACTCAGCCAGCTGCACCGGCTAAGCCAACCAGCGATATCCCGCAGTAA
- the glmM gene encoding phosphoglucosamine mutase, translating to MSNRKYFGTDGIRGRVGDAPITPDFVLKLGWAAGKVLARHGSRKIIIGKDTRISGYMLESALEAGLAAAGLSASFTGPMPTPAVAYLTRTFRAEAGIVISASHNPFYDNGIKFFSIDGTKLPDDVEEAIEAEMEKEITCVDSAELGKANRIVDAAGRYIEFCKGTFPNELSLAHLKIVVDCANGATYHIAPNVFRELGAKVIAIGCEPDGLNINEQVGATDVRALQARVLAEKADLGIALDGDGDRVIMVDHEGNKVDGDQILYIIAREGLRQGQLRGGAVGTLMSNMGLELALKQLGIPFVRAKVGDRYVLEKLQEKGWRIGAENSGHVILLDKTTTGDGIVAALQVVAAMARNHMSLHDLCSGMKMFPQVLVNVRFTAGKGDPLENDNVKAVMADVEAALGSRGRVLLRKSGTEPLIRVMVEGEDEAQVTEFAHRIADAVKAA from the coding sequence ATGAGTAATCGTAAATATTTTGGGACCGATGGTATCCGTGGGCGTGTCGGCGATGCGCCTATCACGCCTGATTTTGTCCTTAAGCTCGGCTGGGCTGCTGGCAAGGTACTCGCACGTCATGGCTCCCGTAAGATCATTATTGGTAAAGATACTCGCATTTCAGGTTACATGCTGGAATCCGCGCTGGAAGCCGGTCTGGCAGCGGCCGGGCTGTCTGCCTCCTTTACGGGCCCAATGCCGACGCCTGCTGTTGCGTATCTGACCCGTACCTTCCGCGCTGAAGCGGGAATTGTCATCTCGGCTTCTCACAACCCGTTCTATGACAACGGCATTAAATTCTTCTCCATTGATGGCACCAAGCTGCCGGATGACGTAGAAGAAGCCATTGAAGCCGAAATGGAAAAAGAGATCACCTGCGTGGACTCCGCAGAGCTGGGTAAGGCGAACCGTATCGTTGATGCGGCGGGTCGCTATATCGAATTCTGTAAAGGAACCTTCCCGAATGAGCTGAGCCTGGCCCACCTTAAAATTGTGGTGGACTGTGCCAACGGTGCGACCTACCACATTGCGCCAAACGTCTTCCGCGAGCTGGGTGCGAAAGTGATCGCCATTGGCTGCGAGCCGGATGGTCTGAACATCAACGAGCAGGTGGGCGCTACTGACGTTCGTGCCCTGCAGGCGCGCGTTCTGGCCGAAAAAGCCGATCTGGGTATTGCCCTGGACGGCGACGGTGACCGCGTGATCATGGTTGACCACGAAGGTAACAAGGTCGACGGCGATCAGATCCTTTACATCATTGCACGCGAAGGGCTGCGCCAGGGCCAGCTGCGCGGCGGTGCCGTCGGCACGCTGATGAGTAACATGGGCCTGGAACTGGCGCTGAAACAGCTCGGTATTCCGTTTGTTCGCGCGAAAGTGGGCGATCGCTATGTGCTGGAAAAATTGCAGGAGAAGGGCTGGCGCATCGGTGCAGAAAACTCGGGTCACGTGATCCTGCTCGATAAAACCACCACCGGTGACGGCATTGTGGCCGCGCTGCAGGTGGTTGCCGCAATGGCGCGCAACCATATGAGCCTGCACGATCTCTGCAGCGGCATGAAAATGTTCCCACAGGTCCTGGTAAACGTCCGTTTTACTGCTGGCAAAGGCGATCCGCTGGAAAATGACAACGTGAAAGCCGTAATGGCTGACGTTGAGGCGGCCCTGGGCAGCCGTGGACGCGTGCTGCTGCGTAAGTCCGGAACTGAACCTTTGATCCGCGTGATGGTAGAAGGTGAAGACGAAGCGCAGGTAACCGAATTCGCGCACCGTATTGCGGATGCCGTGAAAGCTGCATAA
- the folP gene encoding dihydropteroate synthase: MKLFAQDSHLDLSHPHVMGILNVTPDSFSDGGTHNTLIEAVKHANLMINAGATIIDVGGESTRPGAADVSVEEELARVVPVVEAIAQRFEVWISVDTSKPEVIREVARVGAHIINDIRSLTEPGALEAAAETGLPVCLMHMQGQPKTMQEAPKYDDVFADVNRFFIEHIARCERAGIPKEKLLLDPGFGFGKNLSHNYALLARLSEFHHFGLPLLVGMSRKSMIGQLLNVGPSERLSGSLACAVIAAMQGAHIIRVHDVKETVEAMRVVEATLAAKENKRYE, from the coding sequence ATGAAATTATTCGCTCAGGACTCGCATCTCGATCTTTCCCATCCCCATGTGATGGGGATCCTGAATGTTACCCCTGACTCCTTCTCTGACGGCGGCACGCATAACACGCTTATCGAGGCGGTTAAGCACGCGAATTTAATGATTAATGCGGGTGCTACCATCATTGACGTTGGCGGAGAATCAACGCGTCCTGGTGCGGCAGACGTGTCTGTGGAAGAAGAGCTGGCGCGGGTGGTGCCGGTGGTTGAAGCAATCGCACAACGTTTTGAGGTATGGATCTCGGTCGATACGTCTAAACCAGAAGTGATTCGTGAAGTAGCGAGAGTAGGCGCTCACATTATTAATGATATTCGTTCGCTCACCGAGCCTGGCGCACTTGAAGCCGCGGCAGAGACGGGGTTGCCGGTATGTCTGATGCACATGCAGGGTCAACCGAAAACCATGCAGGAAGCACCGAAGTATGACGATGTCTTTGCCGACGTAAATCGCTTCTTTATTGAGCATATCGCACGCTGTGAACGTGCAGGTATCCCAAAAGAGAAATTGCTGCTCGACCCGGGGTTCGGTTTCGGTAAAAATCTCTCCCACAACTATGCACTGCTTGCGCGCTTATCGGAATTCCATCACTTCGGCCTGCCGCTGCTGGTGGGGATGTCGAGAAAATCGATGATTGGCCAATTGCTTAACGTGGGACCGAGCGAGCGCCTGAGCGGCAGCCTGGCCTGCGCGGTGATTGCAGCGATGCAGGGTGCGCACATTATCCGTGTCCATGACGTCAAAGAAACAGTAGAAGCCATGCGCGTGGTGGAAGCCACACTGGCAGCGAAGGAAAACAAACGCTATGAGTAA